TGAGAACCTTGGCCTCTTGCTCCTCACATATGTGTCATCCAATGAAACATACTGTGAGTAATTCATATTTTGAGATCACTTTAATAACAATTACTTTTATTGGAGATGTTTTCATTCAAAccttcattttcattgtgagTCACTGTGCACTGTGAAGCTTCAACCTATCTCCTCagttaatttagatttttatttggttttaaatgtaGCCTTTGAAATGTCTGTTGTTGATGCTTTTGAATAGAGAGGGGAGATCGTGTGAGATGAGTTTTAATGGTTTAACAAAAAATTGCAAATAAAACATGCTTTATTTAGCAATATAAAGAACCTTTCTGGGCATCCATTAAACTAGAAATAATAAAAGGAATAGCAAAATATTATGTCGTCAGTTGTGTCTGGAGTACAATGCAGAATTTGTTTATTGATAAAGGCAGGTTGATGCATAGATTGaaagtttaaatgaaatattacaattacaacttcacccccctctctctctctttgtataTTTTTCCACTCAGTTGTCCATAAGGAGGGCTTTGTCTTGTTCATTGTCAGCTCCATTATCTACATGCTAATAACCTGTCGTTTATGGAAAGCTATTAAGAGGTATTCATTAAGTCCTGAGGTAAGGAAAGCCAAATCACTGAAATCTCTCATGTCATTTGCAGTATTTCAGTCCAATTCAGTattacagttttgtttgttttttatctagGATGCTAAATCTCACCATTGGAAAGTACGTTTCTTACTTCTCAACGTCTCCTTCTGTGCTTTTGCTGGATTCTTTTATTGGAAACACAATATGTACTGTGAATCAGGGAGTAAGTATTACATCAGTTTGataattttgatttattcaGTAAGGGTTGTTGACAGTGCTAAAAGGAAAATAGTCAAAAACATACTTGTCATATGAATAGTAAACACATATGAATCAACcctttgcaaaagttttttaatatttgcaaTATTGTAAAATTGTAGGTTAAAAATCATATAcaattgtttcttcttctcacaGGTTATACATTGTTTGCCCTGTTTGAGTATCTAGTGGTCTTCTCCAATATGGCCTTCCATCTCACAGCAGTATGGGACTTTAAGAGCCGGGAGGTCATGGTGATTTCATTCTCTGAGGACAAAGTCTTCTGACTAGAAACTCAAGTGCTAAGTGCTGTGTGCACAACCACACCACCTGGTGATAACAGCCTTGCTCCTGTTCAAGAGGACAAATAGGATGAAGGCCTTTTCCACATGTTTTCATGATGACAGGTCTCGAGTCCTCAGAGGATAGAGACAGACATGGAACAAGAAAAGATATGCATATGTGCTACAGTATGTTCTACTTAATTAGCTGCAAGTGCATTTTATTTGCCTTAGTTTCTTATTCATGGACGCCTTGACCTATTTACAGAATGTTCTTTAATGTGAAATTTCAAGTTTTGTACAATGCACAACAAATTTGTGGTCATACTGTTTGTGTACCAAAGTAAAGTGACAGTTTCTCAACTATGTTTGGCTTtcctttttaaatacaaaaaggGGAACaatgtatataaatgatttaGTGTCCAATGAATGACTAAAAGCACAATGTTATTATACCAAAGTCTACTGTAGGTGTTGTTCTGAATTTCTATCTGGGCTCTGTTTAGATCATTCCTAATTTTCTTAGTCTTTCTCACACATATAACAATTTTAATGTTTCTGATATTATGTTTTCACGTTTTAAACCATTCAAATTCTTCAAAAATGACCAAGAGCTATTCTCCTCTTATCATTTAGAATGAGACCACTGGTGAGAACAGGTTTTGCCATTAGTTATGCTTTGATGAAATGTTCTTATATTCCAAAAGTATCTACACATTTAATAATCTGTGATTATTAAATATCTAGATTTATGTAACTCTTTTGATATCTGAATTCTCTGTACTACATGTGTCCTCAATGCACTGTTGTTAATCTACTGCAGATATTATGATTACACACAGCTTACCTAACAATGACCCCAAAGTTAATGCTGCTGGATAAAATCCCAGGTATCACACGAAAGTAGGTATTCTAGCATGCCAGAAACTGGCATGCCATGCTAGCTTAGGCATGGAAAAtggaattaaatttaaaattaactGAGTTTTAGGTCTGTAAGTAAAAATAATCCCCCCCCAGTCTTATCCAAATGATCCATGGACAGTCACGCACTAGCAAGAAGTCTAACTTTGGCTGCAAAACCTCAAATTATACTAATTTAcaacaaaactgagaaaaaagtatttagtattatctctcttcttctttctttctttaatattAGTATTTAATGAGTTAATGATGTGTTTTAGTCAATTAATGAAAGTTAAGGCAGGCATCTCAGTGTATGAAAGATAAGATTGAGCATCATGGTTAAAATCAGTATTAGGATATTAATAAGAATAGTTTCCTGATATTACATATATACAATATGGCAAATGTATGCAGAATCATATGTAAAGCATAACATTGGAACAAACAGTTGCATTGAAgatatttgaattattttatatcaGATAAAACTTTTCAATTAGACCTTTTAACAAATTTCCTAGTTTTAATTACAATTTACTTGGAGTAATGCCTTCATACCTACAGCagaattatattaaattatattacaaTGTGCTCATATTAAGTACATACTGCAGAAATAAGGTTGAAAATGGGTGAAAGTTTCCTTTAATATGCCTGCAAGACCTTGCATGTCAATGTAAAATCCACTAGATGGCGTACTTCAgctatttgttttcattcattggTCGTGACATCCAGTATACACTCCGGACATTAGGGGGCGACACTTGCAGATAACAACCAGGGACtcgggggagggagggggggtgtaGAAGAAGACAAGCCCTCCGATTGTCCGTGCACATTCTGCGGCTTTTTCGGTTCAGTCTCTCTCGGTCGACGGGAAAGACCGAGACCATTTATAGGAGGTGGAGTCCGCTGTGCTTCAACTCCGTCTGCTGCAATGTTAACTCAGAGCTGAAACTACACATCTGCTGCCTCTGATACATGACAGGTgacttattttgtttgttattcaGCATCAcggtgtgtcagttaatgttaGTAACATTACCACGCAGCTATAGTGGGTCTCGCAGTGTCTTGTAGTTAGCTAAACGTCAACGATGGCTAATGTCCGACCGTAGAAAATATAGTGACTCGACACGAGATAAAATAACTGGAAAAAACACGGTTAGTGTGAGTATTTTTTATGAGGGCTCCGTATTGTTATTCCATCTCTGTTGAATATTTCCGTTCATTTCCTAGTTAGCTGAAATGTTCAAGCTAGCTGTCCGATGTTTGTCAGACATCCAGCCACCAGACGCAGACGAACCAGGCAGCTGTTACTTTTCATaatcttattatttttatcttccAGAAGTGACTTGTGTTTGCAAACATGCCGCCAAGCACCTCCAAAACACCGCTAAAGTGACAAAATTTCGCTCTAAATGTTGCCTTAGTCTCATCAAGGTATTAGCAAGCTAGCGACGGTTGATTCATTCAGGAAGAAGATCTCACTTGAGAAGTAACGTTAACTGTTAGCATGTTGCTGCAGGGGATCTTTATATAACTAACCGTATTTCTTGGTGTGCACGAAGCCAATTAATGGAGTTACCTCTTTTTGTCAATATGTCATATGTTTCCAAGAGACAAAACATCTACGTTGTTTTCATTATGAGCGatgtttaattgatttaagCCAGTTAGAAACACTGCCAAATAGTTGTGCTGGAATCATCAGAATTTCCATGGCtctattctgtcttttttttccagcataCACCAGTCATGGAGTTTAACAAATTGGTGACCTTGTGGATATTTTGCCTGTGTCTCATCGGCGAAAGTTGGACTGACAAAACAAGTTCACCAACACCAGACAGTCAGACTGTTGAAAATGGGGTGTCAGGTGAGTGATCGTGGCactaaaggacaggttcacaatttttcaagtctgtcttaaaacaacaatcaggtgccccaaatgaacactgaaataggtttttcttgccataatcattcctattgttcatactgaccattagaagatcccctcataattcccttacaatgtaagtgattggggacaaaatccacaaacctccttctgttaaaaaaaatgtatttaaaagtttatttgaagctaatttgaagcttcagctgtccacattagtcaaatcaagtagatatctttcaacattacagcctttttagtgccaaagtccttctttttgttactgcacttccactgcagctcaacagggaaacataaagagggaattggatgctaaaaagactgtaaatgtagcagatatccatttgatatgactaactcagacatgctgaagtctcatataagCCTCAGATAAACGGTTAAATGCCTTTTTAGCACAAAACGACTGCATGGACACTCTGGATTTTGGcacccatcacttacattgaagcatatttgaaggggatctttttaatagccagtatgaacaggaggaatgattacagcaaggaaaacatctttcagtgttaatatgggtacctggctgttgttttcagacacacttgaaaaactgtgaacctatcctttgaTTTGTAGTGGGTTTATTTGTAGCAATCTATCAAGCTATCTTGATACAAACTATAGATTGACAGCTGGAGTATTACTATACATGTCAAATCTTTGTGATTGTGCAGGCACTAAATGTAGTGATGCTGAGAATAGTCTGGCAGGCATTCTCTATTAAGCCTCGCTAATATTAAGCCACCTACTCAAACAGGAGGTAATTTATCTAATAGTTGGTGAGCAGGGCTTTAAGTAGTTTCTAATTCAGAGAGTTTCTAATAAATCGTTAATTAATTTAgagttgcaacaattagtcggttaatcgattagttgatcagtaactattaaattaattgacaTTTACTTTcataatagattaatcattcggagtcattctttaaaaaagaaaaagaaaagtccagattccagcttctaaaacgtaaatattttttgatttatttagtcttctatgatagtaaactaaatatcttttagttgtggactgttggtcgggacaaagcaagacatttgaggacgtcatcttggtctttgggaaacagtgattgacattcttcaccattttctgacattttacagattaaacaactaatcgattaatcaagaaaataaccacTTGttcaatgaatgaaaataatcaatcaattaattaatacattGTAAATATTTGGTTGTACAGTATTACATCAtacattgtttttcttcattataCTTTTAATTGTGTAAATTGGGATCAAAAAGCTGGTCTCGTGCAAGTTTGTGCAATCATTAGATCCTTGAATGCGCAGTATCACAAGGAATTATTCATGTGTCTTTACTACATTACACAACagattttctccctttttttaattgaaagtgGTCAACATGAAAATTTTCTCTCTATAGCCTGTATACTATGAGTGAGTTTAACAAATTATTGGTGTAAAtgaaatttatttattatgtgaGGTCCTCTGTCACTGTCATAATCTCTTGCTACAATCCATGGAGTAATTTTACGCGAATGATGACAGCAGTTGACTCTGTCAAGCGATAGTCGAGCAACCAAACCATCATGAACTATAAAACTTGAATCTACACAGGAAACGTATGAGCCAGTTATGACACACCTTGACTGAGATTATAGAAGTTTACTAGTTTAtgaatttgtatttgttaaCAAAAGGCATAACTGTTAAATCTCAGATTTACATTCTGAAATGCTGAACTTGACATTATTAATGTGGTTTATTCTGTGGTAGTGATATTTTATTAGTATTTCTGAAGTGTGATTAAATGTGGAAAGTTGCACACTTGTGCTACAGGCACAGTTTTACTAATGTGTGTCACATGTTTTAAGAGTCCCAAGAGGCCTAAGTGTGGGAAAGAATTTATTCttgacagtattttttttttctttctatcccCAAAGCATGACAGGTATTTTGACTGATGATAGATCATAGTAACTGTTGCAGTTATGAAGTGGGGAAGTTATGGAGTGTGTTCTCCATCTGCATGCAGGCACAGAGAATGACTTGCGTAACTTGAGCTCTTAAAAAAGGCAGGCTGACTGGTATGTAAATATCTTTATCTTGTGTCTCCAGTGGTTTGCAAGCCAAATGAGAAACAGGGCCAGGTTTGGTGTATGAGAGTGTTTCAGGTGGTAGAGTTTCACTCGGGTAACTGTCATTCTTTGTTTAACATCGTGAGTGTGAATGAGTAAGTGTGTGAAAGAGTAATTGCCTTATTGGTATGTTGTTGTACAAGTTCTCTGAGGCTAAAATCCTTGCCTACTGTGGCTCAAAAATTAACTTTTAACCACACAGAAGTTCCTGTTGTGCCTTGCTAGTTCTGCGTCAGTGGTTTCATATGTAGAACAAtggtaaaaaaacacaaaagacaaacacaaaatagacATAGTTGCAGGGATCAATCTGTGACATGTTTTGCTTTCTGCTTTGTCTCTCTAGCCACTAAGCCACTCTGTCATAACATGTGGTTCTGGGAATAAAGAAAGCATAGATCAGTTTGATGAGTTGATCAGTGCTATTGGGCAATAAGATGTTAATTCTGGCACATTGCAAACCTAATACCTGGAACTGACTATACACTATTGTGTTGGTGGGAGTAATTAATGGTGAAGCATTATCAAGTGGAGTAGTACCAGTATAACATGGACCTGAGTTTGGGCATTTATGAAGGGGAGTTTGATTTTTGCCTACATACTATTGTTGTGAGGATGATGTAGGCAACATGAAAGGCAATGTCTGTTTGGGAATCGGCCAAGTGTTAAaccaagaaaaaacaatcaaaaacgACAGCCATTTCAAACCAGAATTAACTAGTACCAAGTATTTTATCTAATAATTCTGTAGTGCTGTGATGAGACAATTTATATCCAACTTTTTATTCAATGATGTATTTGTATATGACAATTTGTGTTGAAGAAAGATTTGACATTTCTGATGTCGGTATCAAGCAGCAGACTGAGCCTTAGAGCCTTAGAATACACAGAGTCAGTTTAATGTCTATACCCATGTTaccaaatattttacaaatgatATGTTCTATCTTTGGGAGATGATGTAGAGGAAATGCAGGAGCCAAGTTTTGAT
This is a stretch of genomic DNA from Thunnus albacares chromosome 6, fThuAlb1.1, whole genome shotgun sequence. It encodes these proteins:
- the LOC122984757 gene encoding post-GPI attachment to proteins factor 2-like; the protein is MLQSSNILGHERPVVIRLSFTTFVLGTVCLPLLGLITCVFISSVFHFDDSTGTHCQVPNYLPSISASISLSPECHIWRFCIGLHSAPRFLVAVTYFKFYKTRFASRSLESSLSCLNLAFSISENLGLLLLTYVSSNETYFVHKEGFVLFIVSSIIYMLITCRLWKAIKRYSLSPEDAKSHHWKVRFLLLNVSFCAFAGFFYWKHNMYCESGSYTLFALFEYLVVFSNMAFHLTAVWDFKSREVMVISFSEDKVF